One stretch of Pararhizobium qamdonense DNA includes these proteins:
- a CDS encoding PopZ family protein has protein sequence MAQPNVAREPSMDEILASIRKIIESNEPGIPGFPANDLGPASNNAYRGYDDDDSGEDIHLTIDDEVLAQEFEAGEQKNFAPMDPALREAQMLEPQLPEAQSRSVEDAKPALTPPSITPPSITPPSMTSQPVSPPPMSLADVAARVRAASERHSAPLRDAENQAAASRAKSDNPMVTARMAPTSSPLHVESTQEAAPAPAASVAQPVAAPELRTETVEPSVAPIEEATVQRQPLSIISEKDVAALVSPAVSEQVARSFGDLALAVDSSSRRSFDEIAEDMLRPMLHEWLDDNLPTLVERLVREEIERVARGPRR, from the coding sequence ATGGCACAGCCCAATGTAGCGCGTGAACCTTCGATGGACGAAATCCTGGCGTCCATCCGCAAGATCATCGAAAGCAACGAACCCGGCATTCCCGGCTTCCCCGCCAACGATCTCGGCCCGGCTTCGAACAATGCCTATCGCGGCTATGACGATGATGATTCCGGCGAAGATATTCATCTGACGATCGACGACGAGGTTCTCGCACAGGAATTTGAAGCCGGGGAGCAGAAGAATTTTGCGCCCATGGATCCTGCTTTGCGGGAGGCCCAGATGCTGGAGCCGCAATTGCCGGAAGCGCAGTCGCGCAGCGTCGAGGACGCCAAGCCGGCTTTGACCCCGCCGTCCATCACCCCGCCGTCCATCACCCCGCCGTCCATGACCTCGCAGCCCGTGTCGCCGCCGCCTATGTCGCTTGCCGATGTCGCAGCCCGCGTCCGCGCTGCCTCGGAGCGGCATTCGGCACCATTGCGCGATGCGGAAAACCAGGCTGCCGCATCCCGGGCGAAATCCGACAACCCGATGGTCACCGCGCGGATGGCGCCGACGTCTTCGCCTCTGCATGTCGAAAGCACGCAGGAAGCCGCACCGGCGCCGGCAGCTTCCGTGGCGCAACCTGTTGCCGCTCCGGAACTGCGCACTGAGACTGTCGAACCGTCTGTAGCTCCGATTGAGGAAGCCACAGTGCAACGCCAGCCTCTGTCCATCATCAGTGAAAAGGATGTGGCAGCTTTGGTGTCGCCAGCCGTCAGCGAACAGGTCGCGCGCTCCTTTGGCGATCTGGCCCTGGCTGTGGACAGCAGTTCGCGCCGCTCGTTCGATGAGATCGCCGAAGACATGCTGCGCCCGATGCTGCACGAATGGCTCGACGACAATCTGCCAACACTCGTCGAACGGCTCGTGCGTGAGGAAATCGAGCGCGTTGCGCGCGGTCCACGGCGCTAG
- a CDS encoding TolC family outer membrane protein has protein sequence MAKAYQNNPDLNAVRAGLRATDEGVPIAKAGYRPQISAAITGSATRLGDEGFGPGTPLVSQDYTNGSASITITQQIFDGFQTLNNVRAAEANVFSSRETLKANEISILLAAAQSYANIARDQRIVAIRKQNLAFLREQLSAAKSRLDVGEGTRTDVSQAEAELAGAKAILVNAVAQLKQSEAVYVQIVGDAPKGIKQPVPASKALPKSLDQAVAAGLRDHPTIAAAEYNVDAAGYRVKSAEGTMLPGVVVQGSVSRNTTDRTNSGDSSNASITARLEVPLYQGGAEYGQIRQAKERMGQQRILVDSARAEVQQTIITAHAQFEAARATTSANKAQVSAANQALAGVIEERKVGQRTTLDVLDAQQSVLVAEESLVTSQRNAVVASYSLLASMGRLTIQSQGLQVAEYRAEEHYEAVKDKWFGLRTVDGR, from the coding sequence ATGGCAAAGGCCTATCAGAACAATCCGGATTTGAACGCCGTGCGTGCCGGGCTTCGCGCCACCGATGAGGGCGTGCCGATTGCCAAGGCCGGCTACAGGCCGCAGATCTCCGCCGCCATCACCGGATCGGCGACACGGCTGGGGGACGAGGGATTTGGACCGGGAACGCCGCTTGTCAGCCAGGACTATACCAATGGATCTGCCAGCATCACCATCACCCAGCAGATCTTTGATGGCTTCCAGACGCTAAACAATGTGCGGGCTGCCGAGGCCAATGTCTTTTCAAGCCGCGAAACATTGAAGGCGAACGAGATTTCCATCCTTCTCGCCGCCGCCCAGTCCTATGCCAACATTGCCCGCGATCAACGGATCGTGGCGATCCGCAAGCAGAACCTGGCCTTTCTCAGGGAACAGCTGAGTGCCGCCAAGTCGCGGCTGGATGTGGGCGAGGGCACCCGCACCGATGTCAGCCAGGCAGAGGCGGAGCTGGCAGGCGCGAAGGCCATTCTCGTCAATGCCGTCGCGCAGTTGAAACAGAGCGAAGCCGTCTATGTCCAGATCGTCGGCGATGCCCCGAAGGGCATCAAGCAGCCGGTGCCGGCATCGAAGGCACTGCCGAAAAGCCTGGATCAGGCTGTCGCTGCAGGGTTGCGCGATCATCCGACGATTGCCGCCGCTGAATATAATGTCGATGCCGCCGGATACCGGGTGAAATCCGCCGAAGGCACCATGCTGCCTGGCGTGGTGGTGCAGGGTTCGGTATCGCGCAACACGACCGATCGCACCAATAGCGGCGATAGTTCCAACGCGTCCATTACCGCCCGGCTTGAAGTGCCGCTCTATCAGGGGGGTGCCGAATACGGGCAGATCCGCCAGGCGAAGGAAAGAATGGGCCAGCAGCGCATCCTGGTCGATTCGGCCCGCGCCGAGGTGCAGCAGACGATCATCACGGCCCATGCCCAGTTTGAGGCAGCGCGTGCGACGACATCAGCCAACAAGGCCCAGGTCAGCGCCGCAAACCAGGCCTTGGCGGGCGTGATCGAGGAGCGCAAGGTTGGCCAGCGCACCACGCTCGATGTGCTCGATGCGCAGCAAAGCGTACTGGTTGCCGAAGAAAGCCTGGTGACGTCGCAGCGCAATGCCGTCGTTGCCAGCTATTCGCTGCTGGCATCCATGGGGCGCCTGACCATCCAGAGCCAGGGCCTGCAAGTGGCGGAGTACCGCGCCGAGGAACATTACGAGGCCGTCAAGGACAAGTGGTTCGGCCTTCGAACCGTCGATGGCCGCTGA
- a CDS encoding protein-L-isoaspartate O-methyltransferase family protein, with product MNFEAARIKMVDNQIRTTDVTSHPVLAAFLSVPREEFVPAALKPLAYIDSDIELAANGAGGRRYLMEPSPLAKLLQLAEISKDDTVLEIGCGTGYASAILSELAASVVALESDETLASEATATLGRLGHANVKVVTGDLEKGHAAGAPYDVIFVHGSVETVPDGLLSQLSDGGRLVAVVGFGNASRAQLFLRENGRTSERLAFNTAVKPLPGFRLAREFVF from the coding sequence ATGAATTTCGAAGCAGCACGCATCAAGATGGTCGACAACCAGATCCGCACGACGGACGTGACGTCGCACCCCGTTCTCGCGGCATTCCTGTCGGTCCCCAGAGAAGAATTCGTTCCTGCCGCATTGAAGCCTCTCGCCTATATCGACAGCGATATCGAGCTGGCTGCCAATGGTGCCGGTGGCCGGCGCTACCTGATGGAGCCATCGCCGCTGGCCAAGCTTCTTCAGCTGGCCGAAATTTCCAAGGACGACACGGTTCTCGAAATCGGCTGCGGCACCGGTTACGCTTCGGCGATCCTGTCGGAACTGGCGGCGTCCGTCGTGGCCCTTGAGAGCGACGAAACCCTGGCGTCGGAGGCGACGGCCACTCTTGGCCGGCTTGGGCATGCGAATGTCAAGGTGGTGACCGGCGATCTCGAAAAGGGTCATGCGGCGGGTGCGCCCTATGACGTGATCTTCGTTCATGGCTCTGTGGAGACCGTACCGGATGGTTTGCTCTCGCAGTTGAGCGACGGTGGCCGCCTGGTTGCCGTGGTTGGCTTTGGCAATGCCTCGAGAGCGCAACTTTTCCTGCGCGAAAATGGCCGGACATCCGAGCGCCTGGCGTTCAACACCGCCGTCAAGCCGTTGCCGGGCTTCCGTCTGGCACGCGAATTCGTCTTTTAA
- a CDS encoding acyloxyacyl hydrolase — translation MAGRFHHPGRLAPGLVCLSAGVLLSTLSASHAVAAETVFDELRFGASGSINTGNSRESGLFPSATIFFDPLSSGTATTWQQSILEPRIYLGASAGTGSGVDQVFGGFSWTADITSRLFVELGLGGTVHNGKLDGGSGKGPELGCRLLFREQVAVGYRVTGNWQILATADHSSHANLCDGPNNGLSHAGLAIGYKF, via the coding sequence GTGGCAGGACGTTTCCATCATCCAGGCCGCCTCGCGCCCGGGCTTGTCTGTCTCTCAGCCGGCGTGCTGCTTTCCACATTGAGCGCGAGCCATGCGGTGGCGGCCGAAACGGTTTTCGACGAGCTGCGCTTTGGGGCAAGCGGATCGATCAATACGGGCAATTCCCGCGAATCCGGTCTTTTCCCGTCCGCCACCATCTTCTTCGATCCACTGTCGAGCGGCACGGCCACGACATGGCAGCAAAGCATTCTGGAGCCAAGGATCTATCTCGGCGCCTCCGCCGGGACCGGCTCCGGGGTGGATCAGGTGTTTGGCGGCTTTAGCTGGACGGCCGATATCACCAGCCGCCTGTTCGTCGAGCTCGGACTTGGGGGAACCGTTCATAACGGCAAGCTCGATGGGGGCAGCGGCAAAGGGCCGGAACTGGGCTGCCGCCTGCTCTTTCGCGAACAGGTCGCAGTCGGCTATCGCGTCACCGGCAATTGGCAAATCCTGGCGACCGCCGACCATTCGTCGCATGCCAATCTCTGCGACGGCCCGAACAATGGCCTCAGCCATGCCGGCCTCGCCATCGGCTACAAGTTCTAA
- the exbD gene encoding TonB system transport protein ExbD, with amino-acid sequence MASKISEGGGDLEENSEINVTPFIDVMLVLLIIFMVAAPLATVDMKVDLPQSAAAPVKREDKPVFVTLKADLSLALGNNEINRDGFVAELNGMTEGNMETRILLRADKAVDYGELMTVMNLIQRAGYTKIGLVGLEAAPAG; translated from the coding sequence ATGGCCAGCAAAATCAGCGAGGGTGGCGGCGATCTCGAAGAAAACAGCGAAATCAACGTCACGCCCTTCATCGACGTCATGCTCGTTCTTCTGATCATCTTCATGGTGGCAGCACCGCTCGCCACCGTCGATATGAAGGTCGATCTGCCGCAATCGGCAGCCGCTCCGGTAAAACGCGAAGACAAGCCGGTCTTCGTGACGCTGAAGGCGGATCTGTCATTGGCACTCGGCAACAACGAGATCAATCGCGACGGTTTCGTTGCCGAGCTGAACGGTATGACCGAGGGCAATATGGAAACGCGGATTCTTCTGCGCGCCGACAAGGCTGTCGACTACGGTGAGCTGATGACGGTGATGAACCTCATCCAGCGGGCCGGCTATACCAAGATCGGCTTGGTTGGCCTGGAAGCCGCACCTGCCGGCTAG
- the exbB gene encoding tonB-system energizer ExbB codes for MPNPAMQKWMMLAAVLLTVLNSGTLRAQETQAPAVTETQQPAPVAQQPADVTPQAGALPVTPADDATPAAPADDQTAPAAGTATDEAQATSPNPVLPHDLSPLGMFMAADIIVKAVMTALALASVATWAILFAKSFELAAAKRSAKRAVRILSDAVVLRDAREMLTAKKGPAAQMIAAANDELSKSEAILDIVSTQGVKERVASQLSRIEAGAGKRIATGTGILATIGSISPFVGLFGTVWGIMNSFIGISKAQTTNLAIVAPGIAEALLATAIGLVAAIPAVVIYNYFARSISGYRLILADASAATERLVSRDLDFRQARRLAPRKAEGHVHSEAGIARIG; via the coding sequence ATGCCGAACCCTGCAATGCAGAAATGGATGATGCTGGCGGCCGTGCTGCTGACGGTCTTAAATTCCGGAACGCTCCGCGCTCAGGAAACCCAGGCTCCTGCCGTCACTGAGACGCAGCAGCCGGCACCAGTGGCACAGCAGCCGGCCGATGTGACGCCGCAGGCCGGTGCTTTGCCGGTTACGCCAGCAGATGATGCAACGCCCGCAGCGCCTGCCGATGATCAGACGGCACCTGCCGCCGGGACAGCAACGGACGAGGCGCAGGCAACGTCGCCAAACCCGGTTCTGCCGCACGATCTGTCGCCGCTTGGCATGTTCATGGCCGCCGATATTATCGTCAAAGCCGTAATGACCGCTCTGGCGCTCGCATCCGTTGCCACCTGGGCGATCCTGTTTGCCAAATCTTTCGAGCTTGCCGCCGCCAAGCGCAGCGCCAAGCGTGCGGTGCGTATCCTGTCGGATGCCGTTGTCCTTCGCGACGCCCGCGAGATGTTGACGGCGAAAAAAGGCCCGGCGGCGCAGATGATTGCCGCCGCAAACGATGAATTGTCGAAGTCGGAAGCCATTCTCGACATCGTCTCGACGCAAGGGGTCAAGGAGCGCGTCGCATCCCAGCTCTCCCGCATCGAGGCAGGGGCGGGCAAGCGCATCGCCACCGGAACCGGCATTCTGGCGACGATCGGATCGATTTCGCCGTTCGTCGGCCTGTTCGGTACAGTCTGGGGCATCATGAATTCGTTCATCGGCATCAGCAAGGCGCAGACGACCAATCTTGCGATCGTGGCGCCCGGTATCGCCGAAGCGCTGCTGGCAACCGCCATCGGCCTCGTTGCGGCCATCCCGGCCGTCGTCATCTACAACTATTTCGCCCGCTCGATCAGCGGTTACCGCCTGATCCTGGCCGATGCCTCGGCTGCGACGGAGCGTCTGGTCAGCCGCGATCTCGATTTCCGTCAGGCACGCCGTCTGGCGCCGCGCAAGGCTGAAGGCCATGTGCATTCGGAAGCCGGCATAGCGCGGATCGGATAA